In Solidesulfovibrio carbinoliphilus subsp. oakridgensis, the sequence AAACCGTCCGCCTGGACGGGGATAATAGGGACGCGGCCTGGGCCAGGGCCGAGGCCTTTGCCCGAAACAGCTGGCAGGGGCAGGCGGGGGTCTCGGTCCTGGCCAATCCGGAGAAAAGGAGGTTTCTCTCTCGGTTGCAGCGAAACGGCATGGCGGTGAAGCTGCATTTCTACGCCTTGGGCGAGGAGGTCGCGGCCGTGGCCGTCACCATGGAAGACCACGGCCACATCCTCATCTATGCCCATGAATACCACGCCGGATACGCCAAATACCAGCCCGGCCATATCCTCAACTACCACATCATGGCCGGGGCCATAGACGAGGGCCTGACCACGCTTGATTTCGGCGTGGGCGAGACCCCGCACAAGTATGCCTGGCAGTGCCGTTCCCATCCGCTGTGGCGGGTCATGGTGCCGCTCACCTGGAAGGGGTGGCTGGCCCTTGGCTATCAGAAGACGCGGTGGCAGGTGGCGGCCCTCTGCAAGGGCGGGGCAACCGCATGAACGCCTTTTCCTCCGGCTACCAAGCGCCCCTTCACCGGGAGGCCGGCCGGCCAGCCGGTCCGGCGCCTTCGTTCGACGGCCTGGGCCTGGCCCATCTCATTCTGGACATGGGATTTGGCGGGGCCGAGCGACTGGCCCAGAACCTGGCCATTGCCATGGGGAAATGCGGGGCCAGGTGCCATGTCCTGTGCCTGGACGCCGTTTCCGGCAATACCGAGCCCCTCGCCCGACACGGCATCCCGGTCGAACTGGTCAAGCGCAGGCCCGTCCCCTTTGATCCGGTCGTGTGCCTGCGCCTCGTGCGGCGGTTAAGAGCCCTCGGCATCGGCCTCCTCCACGCCCACGACCTGGCCAGCCTGGCCTACGCCGTGGCCGCCGGACGGGTGCTCGGCATCCCGGTGGTCATGACCGAGCACAGCCGCCACTACATCGAGGAGCGGCGGTTGCGCCGGCTGGAAAAACGGCTTTTGTGCCTCGGCGTCGGCCGGCTCGTCACCGTGTCGCCGGAACTGGCCGCGGCCAGCGCCAGCCGCGACGGCGTCCGGCCGGACAAGGTGACGGTCATCGAAAACGGGGTGGACGCCGAGCGCTTCGCCTGCGCCTGCCGGCAGGTCCTGCGGCAGGAACTCGCGCTTGCCGACGACGCCCTCCTGGTCGGCATGGTCGGCCGGCTGGAGACGATCAAGGGCCCGGACGTGCTCTTGGCCGCTTTTGCCGGGCTGGCCTCCCGGTTCCCCGAGGCCCGGCTCGCCTTTGCTGGCGAGGGCACCCTCGAGCCCGGCCTGCGGCGGCAGGCCCTGGCCCTGGGCCTTTCGGACCGGGTCCATTTCCTGGGCTCCCGGGCCGACATCCCGGACGTCATGGCCGGGCTCGACGTCCTGGCCCTGCCGTCCCGGTCCGAAGGGCTGCCCTTCGCCCTGCTCGAAGGCATGGCCGCCGGACGGGCCGTGGCCGCCACGGCCGTCGGCCGGGTGCCCGGGCTTGTCAAACCGGCAGAGGGGCCGCCAAACGGGCTCCTCGTGCCCCCCGGCGACGCGGCGGCCCTGGCCGGGGCCCTGGCCTCGCTGCTGGCCGATGCGGCCCTTCGCCTGCGCCTTGGCGGCACGGCCCGGGATTTCGTGGAGCGGCGCTACGACCAGCGGGTCATGGTGCGCGATTACCAGACGGTCTACCGCCGGGTGCTGGCGGGGCGGGGCGGCCTATGATGCCGCCATTCGCCAGCCCGGCCGTTGCCGATCCCCTGGCCCTGGCCGATCCGGCCCTGGCCTGGCTGGCCCGCTGCCAGGTCACGGAGCCGGGCTACGACCAGGGCGGCATCCGCGATCCCCTGGACGGCCGGGTGGTCGGGGACCACTACGCCGCCACCCACTTCGCCTGGGCCTGTGCCCTGCGCCAGGCCGTCCGGCCCGATGCCGGCCGCCGCGCCGCCGCCCTGGCCGCCATGACCTTTCACGTGCGGACGTCCAAGGACGAGTACGCGCCCGGAACCTGGTCCTACCACTGGGATTTCAACAACCTGGCCTCCATCGAAACCTACGTCCTGCTGGAGGGGGCCGCGAAGGCGGAGCCCGGGTCCCTGGACGAAGACTGGCGCGGCAGCCTCCACATCTGGAAGACCAATGCCCACTGGGCCGTCAACTGGGTGGCCATGCGGGCCCTGGCCCATTTCCGCCGCCACGACCTGTTTGGCCGCCGGCGCGATCTGCTGACCGCCAGGAAGTGGCTGGAATACGTCCTTGACGCCCAGCTTCCGGACGGCGGCATCGAGGACGTGAAGGGCAAAAGCCTGCCGAGCCAGTACCACGCCTACACCGCCTGCCTGCTCCACCGGATGCTCGCCCGCCACCCGGCCGTGCCCCAGACGGTCAGGAGCGCCGCCCTGTGGCTTTTGGCCCTTATCGGCCCGGACGGGGAGTGCAACGCCTTCGGCCGGGGCCAGGGCCAGATCTTCGGCTACGCCTGTGCGGTCTACCTCTTTCGGGCCGCGGCCGCCCTGGACCCGGAGCTGGCCCCCCGGTGCCGGTGGGCCTCGGCCAAGGTGCTCGAACGCCTGGCCCGGTTCCAGGACCCGGAGGGCTGGTGGCCCCTGGTCACTAATCGCCTGCCGGTCGCCCGCCGGGCCGGCTGGTACGACTACCACCACCAAAGCGTCTACAACGCCTTTGCCGCCCTCTGGCTGACGCTGGCCTCCGGGATCCCCCTGTCGCCGGGTCCGGAGGAGGCCCCGGAGCCGGGCGTTGTGTGGCTCAAGGATTCCGGGCTCCTGGCCGTGCGGCGAAAGCGCTGGTTCGCGCTCTTTGCCGCCGGCAGCCAAGGTGCGGGCTACGCCACCGAGGCCGGGATCACGCCGCACCAGCTTGTCTGGGAGGGCCATGACCTTTTCCGCTATCCCTTGGGCCCGGGGGCCGGGAAGTACGGTGAGGGAGCGAGAAACCAGGGCCAGGAGGCCAACTGCTGGTCGCCCTTGTGGCGGGACGGGGACGGGCCCTGGCAGGCCCCGGCCGGGGCTGAGGGGACGCTTGTTCCCGGACCGGGGCACAACCGGTGGCAACTGCGCCTGGAGCGGGACGGCGCGGTCTGGCAGCGGGAGCTGGTGCTCGGCCGCCGGTTCCTTGCGGCCCGGGACAGGCTGACGCTGCCCGAAGCCCCGGCCGGGGCCGAAACCCGGACGGTTCGGAGCCGCAATTTCGCCTGGGCGGCCGGCCGGGCCCGGGAGGCCGGGCCGGCCTTCGTCCGGGACCTGGCCAGCGGGGCGGTCCTTCGGACCTTTGGCGACGGTGCCCTGGCCCCGGCCGGAACCGTGGCCACGGCCTGGGATGAGACCGACATCCTGGCCGCTTCCGGCTCCGGGACCCGCGTGGATTCCGGCTGGCGCCTGCGCCAGGGCCCGGCCCGGACCGGCGGGAAAC encodes:
- a CDS encoding GNAT family N-acetyltransferase — encoded protein: MAWSTVPLETVRAGTALTDRPAWLKACADVEYGTPLVLCCGEGFLPLSLTRRQGLTVARGLGQAHRSVAGPILEGGAAMPALEPGDLPGEVDLVDLRRFPRAFVEAVLPSSPARLARPDILHFDRPLEASGEAFLASLSKGTQKDLRYVLRRVEKTFGKEGITRQTVRLDGDNRDAAWARAEAFARNSWQGQAGVSVLANPEKRRFLSRLQRNGMAVKLHFYALGEEVAAVAVTMEDHGHILIYAHEYHAGYAKYQPGHILNYHIMAGAIDEGLTTLDFGVGETPHKYAWQCRSHPLWRVMVPLTWKGWLALGYQKTRWQVAALCKGGATA
- a CDS encoding glycosyltransferase codes for the protein MNAFSSGYQAPLHREAGRPAGPAPSFDGLGLAHLILDMGFGGAERLAQNLAIAMGKCGARCHVLCLDAVSGNTEPLARHGIPVELVKRRPVPFDPVVCLRLVRRLRALGIGLLHAHDLASLAYAVAAGRVLGIPVVMTEHSRHYIEERRLRRLEKRLLCLGVGRLVTVSPELAAASASRDGVRPDKVTVIENGVDAERFACACRQVLRQELALADDALLVGMVGRLETIKGPDVLLAAFAGLASRFPEARLAFAGEGTLEPGLRRQALALGLSDRVHFLGSRADIPDVMAGLDVLALPSRSEGLPFALLEGMAAGRAVAATAVGRVPGLVKPAEGPPNGLLVPPGDAAALAGALASLLADAALRLRLGGTARDFVERRYDQRVMVRDYQTVYRRVLAGRGGL
- a CDS encoding glycosyltransferase, giving the protein MMPPFASPAVADPLALADPALAWLARCQVTEPGYDQGGIRDPLDGRVVGDHYAATHFAWACALRQAVRPDAGRRAAALAAMTFHVRTSKDEYAPGTWSYHWDFNNLASIETYVLLEGAAKAEPGSLDEDWRGSLHIWKTNAHWAVNWVAMRALAHFRRHDLFGRRRDLLTARKWLEYVLDAQLPDGGIEDVKGKSLPSQYHAYTACLLHRMLARHPAVPQTVRSAALWLLALIGPDGECNAFGRGQGQIFGYACAVYLFRAAAALDPELAPRCRWASAKVLERLARFQDPEGWWPLVTNRLPVARRAGWYDYHHQSVYNAFAALWLTLASGIPLSPGPEEAPEPGVVWLKDSGLLAVRRKRWFALFAAGSQGAGYATEAGITPHQLVWEGHDLFRYPLGPGAGKYGEGARNQGQEANCWSPLWRDGDGPWQAPAGAEGTLVPGPGHNRWQLRLERDGAVWQRELVLGRRFLAARDRLTLPEAPAGAETRTVRSRNFAWAAGRAREAGPAFVRDLASGAVLRTFGDGALAPAGTVATAWDETDILAASGSGTRVDSGWRLRQGPARTGGKLPGIVCLSWDPWSSLWKRKQRLLFELSRSGRSPRTLYVEPPTSITDVIEGAGRFFRPAGDRLRRCLRSRPAHLGHGFHLASPLWPWPGQRTFDRLARANRQAWRNQLRRSVRDVGFPDGYVLWLYHPSQIDALDVLGDDAELVVYDWTDDWPAALPESHGEEERRRLEARQHELLCRADVVFAVSTALAKRAAKCCPEVRHLPNATDPEVFRPFDPSRPGHALAARRPVLVYLSQITERLDVDLVRDMARERPDWTVVLAGPLACPPEVVAPLEKCDNVILAGPLAYEEAAGLAAQADVCLLPHKEDALTRSLDPIKLYDYLATGRPIVSTEVAMHPALAGFVRVASGPKAFIRAVEAALAEPAGEADRRRAAAMAHTWAARATEAADLLERFFPEDG